Proteins encoded in a region of the Brevefilum fermentans genome:
- a CDS encoding dipeptidase, translating into MKTKLVNNALNYYLENQSELRNELLDFLRIPSISTSEAHQPDILLAADFLVKKLTQLGFEKVISFPTANHPIVYAEKMVDPQKPTVLIYGHYDVQPTDPLDEWNSPPFEPQIEGEYLYARGSSDMKGQIWASVSALQSILRTTELPVNIKYILEGEEEIGSPSLEPFLKQNKALLSCDIVINPDGGMLAPDKPTLIYALRGMAYFELRVFGPSADLHSGLFGGVVDNPANVLSRLIGGMHDELGRVTLPGFYDRVREISPEESEELSKIEIDEEVYKAITGVPALGGEVGFQPVERIGARPTLDVNGLYAGFIEKGAKTIIPAYAMAKISTRLVPDQDPEDVEKGFRAYLEENAPESVRWELDLLSGAPAYLAEAEAPGVSFFIDALKQTWGVQPFRKREGGSIPVATSMKDILGVDSIITGFGLPDDQIHSPNERMHLPTHAKGVQTLIRFFLSF; encoded by the coding sequence ATGAAAACGAAACTTGTCAATAACGCATTGAATTATTATCTTGAAAATCAAAGCGAACTAAGAAATGAATTGCTAGATTTTCTGCGCATACCCTCCATTTCGACCAGCGAAGCCCACCAACCAGACATATTGCTGGCTGCAGATTTTCTTGTAAAGAAGTTAACACAGCTCGGGTTTGAGAAGGTCATATCATTTCCCACAGCAAACCACCCGATTGTTTACGCAGAGAAGATGGTTGACCCGCAAAAGCCGACTGTTTTGATTTATGGGCATTATGATGTTCAACCCACAGACCCCCTTGATGAGTGGAATAGCCCCCCATTCGAACCACAAATTGAAGGTGAATATCTGTATGCTCGCGGTTCATCCGATATGAAGGGGCAAATTTGGGCTTCGGTCTCTGCATTACAATCCATCCTCCGGACCACCGAATTGCCGGTTAATATCAAATATATTCTTGAAGGCGAAGAGGAAATTGGGTCTCCAAGCTTGGAGCCCTTCTTAAAACAGAACAAAGCCCTGTTAAGCTGTGATATTGTCATAAATCCAGATGGTGGGATGCTGGCACCCGACAAACCTACACTCATCTATGCTTTAAGGGGGATGGCTTACTTCGAATTGCGCGTTTTTGGTCCTTCTGCAGATTTACATTCAGGTCTTTTTGGCGGCGTTGTTGACAATCCTGCGAATGTCCTCAGTCGTTTGATCGGCGGAATGCACGATGAATTGGGTCGCGTCACTTTGCCGGGCTTTTACGACCGGGTTCGTGAGATCTCCCCCGAAGAAAGTGAAGAATTATCCAAAATTGAAATCGATGAAGAAGTCTATAAGGCGATAACCGGCGTACCCGCTTTGGGCGGTGAAGTTGGTTTTCAACCCGTTGAACGAATCGGCGCCAGGCCCACACTTGATGTAAATGGGTTGTACGCCGGCTTTATCGAAAAAGGCGCTAAAACGATCATTCCAGCCTATGCAATGGCTAAAATATCCACTCGCTTGGTGCCAGACCAAGATCCAGAAGACGTTGAAAAAGGTTTTAGAGCTTACCTGGAAGAAAATGCACCTGAATCTGTTCGTTGGGAGCTGGACCTCCTGTCTGGCGCACCTGCTTATCTTGCCGAAGCGGAAGCACCAGGAGTGAGCTTTTTTATCGATGCATTAAAACAAACCTGGGGTGTTCAACCATTTCGAAAGCGAGAGGGTGGTTCGATCCCGGTCGCAACTTCAATGAAAGATATCCTCGGGGTTGATTCAATCATCACCGGATTTGGATTACCAGACGACCAGATCCACTCACCGAATGAAAGAATGCATTTGCCCACGCATGCCAAGGGTGTGCAGACATTAATCCGTTTCTTTTTAAGTTTTTAA
- the trxB gene encoding thioredoxin-disulfide reductase, translated as MSEINENATNTKDVIILGSGPAGLTAALYTARAFLSSLILTGMSLHGQAGSTDIIENYPGFPNGIGGSELGLLFQSQAERFGAEVVMDQAISVDLQKYPFIVKTYSSTYAAKSIIISTGATHKKLNVPGEKKFTGRGVSYCGTCDGWFFKDKDVIVVGGGDSALEEGIFLTRFAKSVTIIHRRDKLRAGAFLQKRAFANPKISFIWNSVVTEIIGDDSLQAAKLKDVITNEENIVSIDGVFIFIGNEPNRQLFEGQLELDEEGYIKVNRFMETSVSGVFAAGEIADPHFRQVITSAGMGAAAGIQATRYLEDLESDGS; from the coding sequence ATGTCAGAAATTAACGAAAATGCCACCAATACAAAAGATGTAATTATTCTTGGTTCCGGTCCAGCTGGGCTCACTGCTGCATTGTACACTGCCAGGGCTTTTTTGTCGTCTCTGATATTAACAGGAATGTCCCTGCACGGTCAAGCTGGATCAACGGATATTATTGAAAATTATCCTGGTTTTCCAAACGGGATTGGTGGCTCTGAATTAGGGCTATTGTTTCAATCTCAGGCAGAACGTTTTGGCGCCGAGGTTGTTATGGATCAGGCGATAAGTGTTGATTTACAGAAATACCCGTTTATTGTCAAGACTTACAGCAGCACTTATGCAGCGAAAAGCATAATCATTTCAACAGGGGCAACACACAAAAAGCTAAATGTTCCGGGTGAGAAAAAATTTACTGGGCGCGGCGTCTCCTATTGTGGAACGTGTGATGGCTGGTTCTTTAAGGACAAAGATGTGATTGTGGTCGGCGGAGGTGATAGTGCATTGGAAGAGGGCATTTTTTTGACTCGTTTTGCTAAATCTGTGACCATCATTCACCGACGTGACAAATTAAGAGCAGGTGCTTTTTTGCAGAAACGTGCCTTTGCCAATCCAAAAATCAGCTTTATTTGGAATTCTGTTGTCACTGAAATAATAGGAGATGACAGCCTACAAGCGGCTAAGCTAAAAGACGTTATAACAAATGAAGAAAACATTGTTTCTATCGATGGTGTTTTCATTTTTATCGGGAATGAACCCAATCGCCAATTGTTTGAAGGTCAATTAGAGCTGGATGAAGAAGGTTACATCAAAGTCAATCGCTTCATGGAAACATCAGTATCGGGTGTGTTTGCTGCTGGTGAGATTGCTGACCCCCACTTTCGGCAGGTGATTACTTCTGCAGGCATGGGCGCAGCAGCAGGAATCCAAGCGACGCGCTATTTGGAAGATTTGGAAAGTGATGGTTCGTAG
- a CDS encoding LysM peptidoglycan-binding domain-containing protein: MNSEKNSSSTKLCPVCGTRLTATASRCLVCGTELDQKTDATKSANIRAKRLPEVTLSLPAILGLLVLFLALIALVLFLVINGKANVPVETAEVAVIEGTATPSPTITETPTNTLTPTEAPTWTPLPPIPYIVKPGEACAGIAAAFGVSVQSIILENNLPANCDLYEEQELLIPQPTPTASPQPTATLSDVEKTEAACETISYVVQANDTLSSIANTYNVAMATIREYNGLLSDTVFEGRTLYIPLCQRRPTAGPTPTPTQLPPYPAPVLLLPADGASFISVSDTITLQWAAVGALETNEAYAVTITDLTSENTWTTTEYVRGTSFIIPASFAPAESRPHVFRWSVYIVRQIGSSEENGENWEIAGKHSEERVFAWMNSSAAP; the protein is encoded by the coding sequence ATGAACTCAGAAAAGAATTCTTCTTCAACAAAACTATGCCCGGTTTGCGGCACCCGTTTAACCGCAACGGCTTCCCGGTGCCTGGTATGCGGCACCGAGCTTGATCAAAAGACCGATGCCACAAAATCGGCAAATATTCGCGCAAAACGACTTCCTGAGGTGACACTCAGTTTGCCCGCAATATTGGGCCTCCTCGTCTTGTTTCTTGCACTTATTGCTTTGGTCTTATTCTTAGTGATCAACGGCAAAGCAAATGTGCCTGTTGAGACAGCAGAGGTAGCCGTTATTGAAGGCACAGCTACGCCAAGCCCAACAATCACGGAAACGCCAACCAACACACTAACACCAACTGAGGCACCAACCTGGACACCGTTGCCACCTATTCCTTATATTGTCAAGCCCGGTGAAGCTTGTGCAGGCATCGCCGCTGCTTTCGGCGTTTCCGTTCAAAGTATCATCCTGGAAAACAACCTGCCAGCAAATTGTGATTTGTACGAAGAACAGGAGCTACTGATTCCTCAACCAACTCCTACAGCCTCACCGCAACCTACAGCTACACTGAGTGATGTTGAAAAGACCGAAGCAGCCTGCGAGACGATTTCTTACGTCGTTCAGGCGAATGACACGCTCAGCTCAATTGCCAACACCTACAACGTTGCCATGGCAACGATTCGTGAGTATAACGGGCTTCTTAGCGATACAGTTTTCGAAGGTCGGACCCTGTATATCCCACTATGTCAGCGCCGCCCCACCGCGGGTCCAACGCCAACCCCGACACAACTTCCACCTTATCCTGCTCCTGTCTTGCTTCTGCCTGCCGACGGTGCATCTTTCATTTCTGTATCGGACACCATTACACTCCAATGGGCTGCTGTCGGTGCTTTAGAGACAAATGAGGCCTATGCTGTAACCATTACAGATCTGACAAGCGAAAACACCTGGACCACCACTGAATATGTCAGAGGCACATCCTTTATTATTCCTGCTTCTTTTGCTCCAGCAGAAAGCAGACCACATGTTTTTCGATGGTCGGTTTATATTGTCCGGCAAATTGGTAGCAGTGAAGAGAATGGTGAAAACTGGGAGATTGCGGGCAAACACAGTGAGGAACGAGTCTTCGCCTGGATGAATTCATCCGCAGCGCCTTAA
- the hemW gene encoding radical SAM family heme chaperone HemW yields MNYSLYIHIPFCIQRCHYCDFNTYAGKESLIPDYVDSLVEEIRIVSEYISPFPLHSIYFGGGTPSLVPVTEYQKLFNALFELTSIAEKCEISLEANPGTVSLPYLTSLRALSFNRISFGIQSTNARDLIRLGRTHTVDDILDAFVFARRAGFHNINLDMINHLPWQDLTAWENSLSRAVALAPEHFSIYSLMIEPGTSLHDWYQRGLMTPQDEDLGADMYEFTIDYLDRAGYEHYEISNWAKRDEENQFRCMHNMQYWLNQPYIGIGAGAHGYINTIRTENVSGIENYITRMRKRGEFRVGLPETPATIRTTKIDDITQMKDSMWLALRLVKDGVSLDRFERSFGKSVLEVFKEQVEELLHLGLIEWGGLKQSNLKLTRRGLMVANQVFLRFI; encoded by the coding sequence ATGAATTATAGTCTCTACATACACATTCCGTTTTGTATCCAGCGCTGCCATTATTGTGATTTTAACACATACGCTGGCAAAGAGTCATTAATCCCTGATTATGTTGACTCATTAGTTGAAGAAATCCGTATCGTATCTGAATATATATCGCCATTTCCTTTACATTCGATTTATTTTGGAGGCGGCACGCCTTCTCTTGTCCCGGTTACTGAATATCAAAAACTATTCAATGCCCTTTTTGAGCTGACTTCAATCGCGGAAAAATGTGAGATCAGCCTTGAGGCTAACCCGGGTACAGTATCTTTGCCCTATCTTACGAGCTTGCGTGCCCTTAGTTTCAATCGGATCAGCTTTGGCATTCAGTCTACCAATGCGAGGGATTTAATCCGTTTGGGACGCACGCATACTGTAGATGATATTCTGGATGCGTTTGTTTTTGCCAGGCGCGCAGGTTTCCACAATATTAATTTGGATATGATCAATCACCTGCCCTGGCAGGACCTCACCGCATGGGAGAACTCGCTTAGTAGGGCCGTTGCGCTGGCACCGGAGCATTTTTCGATTTACAGTCTGATGATTGAACCCGGAACATCTTTGCATGATTGGTATCAAAGAGGGTTGATGACCCCTCAAGATGAAGACCTCGGTGCAGATATGTACGAATTCACCATCGACTATCTGGACCGGGCGGGGTATGAACATTATGAGATCTCGAATTGGGCGAAACGCGACGAGGAAAATCAATTTCGATGCATGCATAACATGCAGTACTGGTTGAATCAACCCTATATCGGCATTGGAGCTGGGGCGCATGGTTATATCAACACGATCCGGACTGAAAATGTTTCGGGCATTGAAAATTATATTACACGGATGAGAAAAAGGGGCGAATTTCGCGTAGGCTTACCTGAAACGCCTGCGACAATTCGTACTACTAAGATTGATGACATCACCCAAATGAAGGATTCAATGTGGTTGGCCCTGCGTTTGGTAAAAGACGGCGTATCATTAGATCGATTTGAGAGGAGTTTTGGCAAATCCGTGCTGGAAGTTTTCAAAGAACAGGTTGAGGAGTTGTTGCATCTTGGGTTGATTGAATGGGGTGGATTGAAGCAATCAAACTTAAAATTGACCAGGAGGGGGCTCATGGTCGCCAACCAGGTGTTTTTGCGATTTATTTAA
- a CDS encoding L,D-transpeptidase: MPKKTLSRRKFLKLSALSLGALAFRPLEKLHQTQHPRLVRVSGVGNIKSVSIHKEPNEDSVILYQRAKDDLINVYDEIESKYGPEYNPIWYRVWGGYVHRKWLAEVKHVLNPLTDTIHEEGQLGEITVPYTRALLYSSRNGWDPVYRLYYQTLHWIRDIITGPDNRPWYQLEDQLNKVKYAIPAEHMRVMDDSEFDPISPDVPPGEKRIEISISRQLLTAYEGDQIVLQTKVSTGSLTPLQKTPTGKFVIDPKHPSKHMGNGQVTSDIYAYELVGVPWNCFFDWEGGIATHGTYWHNNYGTPMSRGCVNMRIHEAKWLYLWTTPHGGPHDRVVNGYGTSVTVI, translated from the coding sequence ATGCCTAAGAAGACCTTGTCACGTAGGAAATTTCTCAAACTGTCTGCTTTAAGCCTTGGAGCGCTTGCTTTTCGCCCCCTGGAAAAGTTGCACCAAACCCAGCATCCACGCTTGGTGAGGGTCAGCGGCGTAGGAAACATCAAATCAGTCAGCATCCATAAAGAGCCTAACGAAGATAGTGTCATTCTTTATCAACGGGCAAAAGATGATTTGATCAACGTTTACGATGAAATTGAATCAAAATATGGGCCGGAATACAACCCGATCTGGTACCGGGTTTGGGGCGGTTATGTCCATCGAAAATGGCTGGCTGAAGTCAAACACGTGTTAAACCCCCTTACCGATACCATCCATGAGGAAGGACAACTGGGTGAAATAACTGTCCCCTACACACGTGCGCTGCTGTACTCGTCCCGCAACGGCTGGGATCCTGTTTATCGCTTGTATTATCAAACCCTGCACTGGATACGGGATATCATCACCGGGCCAGATAATCGACCCTGGTACCAGTTAGAAGATCAGTTAAATAAAGTCAAGTATGCTATCCCTGCAGAACATATGCGGGTTATGGACGATTCGGAATTCGATCCCATCTCCCCGGACGTTCCTCCAGGGGAAAAACGTATTGAGATATCAATATCAAGGCAGTTATTGACCGCCTATGAAGGTGACCAGATTGTTCTACAAACAAAGGTCTCTACGGGCTCGCTGACGCCGCTTCAAAAAACGCCTACCGGTAAATTTGTTATCGACCCAAAGCATCCTTCGAAGCATATGGGTAATGGGCAAGTGACTTCGGATATTTATGCTTATGAGCTGGTCGGAGTTCCGTGGAATTGTTTTTTTGATTGGGAGGGCGGAATCGCCACCCATGGGACCTACTGGCACAACAATTACGGAACTCCGATGAGCCGTGGATGCGTCAATATGCGTATTCATGAGGCAAAATGGTTGTACCTGTGGACAACCCCACATGGTGGGCCCCATGATCGCGTTGTCAATGGTTATGGCACAAGTGTCACCGTGATTTAA
- a CDS encoding HAD-IIA family hydrolase, producing the protein MKNFLIDMDGVLVQGKTIIPGADVFIQKLIKQKRKFLLLTNNPIYTPRDLAHRLQEAGLQIHEKQIFTSALATAAFLHSQRPDGTAYVLGESGLTQAIHEIGYIITDINPDYVVLGETHAYHFEMIKKAIRLINMHGSRFIATNPDPSGPSEDGLVPACGAMAALIEKASGIAPFFVGKPNPLMMRTALNYLNVHSENTIMVGDRMDTDIVAGVTSGMETILVLSGVTELGEIEKYPYRPTHIKPSVAEIEPKDFDN; encoded by the coding sequence ATGAAAAATTTTCTGATTGATATGGATGGTGTGTTAGTCCAGGGAAAAACAATTATCCCAGGAGCCGATGTTTTCATTCAAAAATTAATTAAACAAAAGCGTAAGTTTCTCTTGCTAACCAATAACCCGATCTACACACCCAGGGACTTGGCTCACCGCTTACAGGAAGCCGGGCTTCAAATTCACGAAAAACAGATTTTTACATCTGCCCTGGCAACTGCTGCTTTCTTGCATTCACAACGCCCCGACGGAACAGCCTACGTCCTTGGTGAAAGTGGTTTGACACAGGCCATTCATGAAATTGGTTATATTATTACAGATATTAATCCAGATTATGTTGTGCTGGGTGAAACCCATGCATATCATTTTGAGATGATTAAGAAAGCCATCCGGCTGATAAATATGCATGGTTCTCGTTTCATTGCCACTAACCCTGACCCATCCGGGCCAAGTGAGGACGGGCTTGTCCCTGCCTGTGGTGCGATGGCTGCCCTGATTGAAAAAGCCAGCGGAATCGCACCGTTTTTTGTCGGAAAACCCAACCCCTTGATGATGCGTACCGCTCTGAATTACCTCAATGTCCATTCAGAAAATACAATCATGGTTGGTGACCGCATGGATACAGATATCGTTGCCGGTGTTACCAGTGGAATGGAAACCATTCTCGTACTCAGCGGGGTAACTGAATTAGGCGAAATTGAAAAATATCCTTATCGTCCCACGCATATCAAACCATCTGTCGCCGAAATCGAACCGAAGGATTTTGATAATTGA
- a CDS encoding acetate--CoA ligase family protein yields the protein MDDVLTGLLRPKGIAVVGASATPGKIGHTVVKNLIDGGYKDGIYPINPTADEILGYKVYKSVLDVPDPIDAAVITIPAKYVMETVKECGEKGVKGLIVITSGFSEVGEVELEKELVRLAHSYGMRVLGPNIVGTLSNSDKLNASFAPFLPLVGTSSLVSQSGALLIAIDAITYTRGIGFDKLISIGNMSDVNIADTVGWLNEDESTRCITLYIEGLKDGRRFINECAKAKKPIVVLKAGVSEHGAVAAASHTGSLAGARHIYGAAFEQAGAIQATDLSDLFNSTLALSLQPPMRGENLLIITNGGGVGVLATDSAESAGIPLKFAPETVQEEFKKHMPSFGSAKNPVDLTGMAGNDWYFETTKFALSHDWVDGLIVLYCETAITNPMEIAQSLYNALKETGITDKPITTSFVGGERSDSAMQWLVENGIPAYNDPDLAVKAMGTLREYAVLQDLKNSPINNDHEVDRQTALDIIANVRAEGRTGLTEVESKSIFKAYGLPIVRSDLATSEDEAVKLAESYGYPIVMKIVSPDILHKSDAGGVKVNINSEAEIREAYQTILTNAKAHKPDAEIHGILVQEMAPWGTETIVGSVNDVTFGPTVMFGLGGIFVEVLKDVVFRVAPISDMEAIKMLDAIRGAPILDGVRGEGPRDKKALAEVLSKYAYMISDLGEHIQESDANPILVYEVGKGVKIVDARIILKD from the coding sequence GTGGATGATGTATTGACTGGTCTATTAAGACCAAAGGGAATCGCCGTTGTTGGCGCTTCGGCTACACCGGGGAAAATTGGGCACACTGTGGTGAAAAACCTGATCGACGGTGGGTATAAAGACGGAATCTATCCGATCAACCCCACAGCAGATGAGATTCTTGGATATAAGGTATATAAATCTGTGCTGGACGTTCCGGATCCAATCGATGCCGCTGTGATCACCATTCCGGCGAAATATGTCATGGAAACGGTAAAAGAATGCGGGGAAAAAGGTGTCAAAGGGCTGATTGTCATTACTTCTGGCTTCAGCGAAGTTGGTGAAGTTGAACTTGAAAAAGAATTGGTCCGCCTGGCTCATTCTTATGGCATGCGAGTCCTTGGACCGAATATCGTCGGCACGCTATCCAATTCGGATAAATTGAATGCATCGTTTGCACCATTCTTGCCGTTAGTGGGAACATCATCTCTGGTGTCCCAGAGTGGTGCACTTTTGATTGCCATTGACGCCATCACCTATACCCGCGGAATTGGATTTGATAAATTAATCTCGATTGGGAACATGTCCGATGTAAATATCGCTGACACAGTCGGTTGGCTTAATGAAGATGAGAGTACAAGGTGCATCACATTGTATATTGAAGGTTTAAAAGATGGTCGACGGTTTATCAATGAATGTGCAAAAGCGAAAAAACCGATTGTGGTGCTAAAGGCAGGTGTTTCTGAACACGGCGCAGTCGCAGCAGCTTCACACACCGGCTCATTAGCTGGCGCGCGACATATTTATGGGGCAGCCTTTGAACAAGCCGGAGCCATTCAGGCAACGGACCTGAGTGATCTGTTTAACAGCACTTTAGCATTGTCTCTGCAGCCTCCCATGCGAGGAGAAAATTTACTGATCATCACCAATGGAGGTGGAGTTGGCGTTTTAGCTACCGATTCAGCCGAATCAGCTGGCATTCCCCTAAAATTCGCTCCTGAAACCGTTCAGGAAGAATTCAAGAAGCACATGCCCTCTTTTGGCTCAGCAAAAAACCCTGTTGATTTAACAGGCATGGCTGGTAATGATTGGTACTTTGAAACCACTAAATTCGCCCTTTCACATGATTGGGTTGATGGGTTGATCGTTCTGTATTGTGAAACCGCAATCACAAACCCGATGGAAATCGCGCAATCCTTGTATAACGCGCTTAAAGAAACTGGCATAACGGACAAACCGATCACCACTTCTTTCGTTGGAGGTGAGCGATCAGACAGTGCCATGCAGTGGCTGGTTGAGAATGGCATTCCGGCATATAACGACCCGGACCTGGCAGTTAAAGCCATGGGAACCCTGCGTGAGTACGCAGTTTTGCAGGACTTAAAAAATAGCCCCATTAATAATGACCACGAAGTGGATAGGCAAACTGCGCTGGATATTATCGCCAATGTAAGGGCAGAAGGTCGAACCGGACTGACCGAGGTTGAATCAAAGAGTATCTTCAAAGCCTATGGCTTGCCGATTGTTCGTTCAGATTTAGCGACCAGTGAGGATGAAGCCGTAAAATTGGCAGAATCCTACGGTTACCCGATTGTTATGAAAATTGTCTCCCCGGATATTCTCCACAAGTCCGACGCAGGCGGCGTAAAGGTCAACATCAATAGTGAGGCTGAAATTCGCGAAGCTTATCAAACAATTCTCACAAACGCGAAAGCCCATAAACCTGATGCAGAAATTCACGGTATTTTAGTTCAGGAAATGGCACCCTGGGGTACAGAAACGATTGTTGGATCTGTCAATGATGTTACTTTTGGTCCCACGGTGATGTTCGGCCTTGGTGGTATTTTCGTTGAAGTTCTGAAAGACGTCGTTTTCCGGGTTGCCCCCATCTCTGATATGGAAGCCATTAAGATGCTGGACGCCATTCGAGGAGCACCCATACTCGATGGAGTGCGTGGAGAAGGCCCTAGGGACAAGAAGGCACTCGCTGAGGTTCTGTCGAAGTATGCCTATATGATCAGCGATCTGGGAGAACATATCCAGGAATCAGATGCCAACCCTATTCTGGTTTACGAAGTAGGTAAAGGCGTCAAAATCGTTGACGCAAGGATCATTTTAAAAGACTGA
- a CDS encoding glycerate kinase type-2 family protein → MSQENIFLNKNNLMNKVVARNGKLGFDACEILSAAIHAVDPYTCTFKRVHLQNRKIFIDQNVFDLNQFKRVFLIGFGKAAVPMARAVIDKLGSVLFQSMVITKDPKFMAENGLKNKLRVYLGGHPLPSNDSINSTQLILHNLPEMTKEDLVIVVISGGGSALFTNPVRGITLDDLQALNRILLKSGADIEEINTLRKHLDQVKGGGLAVRLQPASVATLILSDVIGDRLDVIASGPTVPDPTNYQDAIDVLDRYAVLDQVPRAILSHLEKGRDGLVPETLKPGQIPTKKNLNILVGTNFHAAEAALEKAKALGYYATIITSALTGLTEHVASFIAGIAYTALAYNQPVSRPACIIFGGEPTVNVTGDGLGGRNMDLALKLVPRLAEKHGVLFISFASDGEDGPTDAAGAAIDGFVFREGMEELGLDINDYINNNDSYHYHESLGGLIKTGATGTNVNDLMLLLIN, encoded by the coding sequence ATGTCTCAAGAAAATATATTTCTTAACAAAAATAACTTGATGAACAAAGTAGTTGCGCGCAATGGCAAGCTTGGATTTGACGCATGTGAGATACTCTCCGCTGCAATTCATGCGGTTGACCCATATACCTGCACCTTTAAACGAGTCCATCTACAAAATAGGAAGATTTTCATCGATCAAAATGTTTTTGACCTCAACCAATTTAAACGAGTATTTCTAATCGGTTTTGGGAAAGCCGCTGTGCCAATGGCAAGAGCAGTAATTGATAAACTGGGTTCTGTTCTTTTTCAGTCCATGGTTATTACAAAGGATCCAAAATTCATGGCTGAAAATGGTTTAAAAAACAAATTGCGTGTATATTTGGGTGGACATCCGCTCCCATCGAATGATTCGATTAATTCAACACAATTGATACTGCACAATCTCCCGGAAATGACGAAAGAAGATCTGGTGATCGTAGTGATCTCAGGGGGTGGGTCTGCGCTTTTCACCAATCCTGTTCGTGGCATTACTCTTGATGACCTGCAAGCATTGAACAGAATTCTATTGAAAAGCGGCGCTGATATTGAAGAAATTAATACACTCAGAAAACATCTGGACCAAGTGAAAGGGGGAGGGCTTGCTGTTCGCCTTCAACCTGCCAGCGTGGCAACATTAATTCTATCTGATGTAATTGGTGACCGGTTGGATGTCATCGCTTCAGGACCAACAGTCCCAGATCCGACCAACTATCAGGATGCAATCGATGTTCTTGATCGCTATGCCGTTCTTGATCAAGTGCCTCGAGCGATTTTGTCCCATCTGGAAAAGGGTAGAGATGGGCTTGTCCCAGAAACGCTCAAACCAGGGCAAATACCAACGAAGAAAAACTTGAATATTCTTGTTGGAACAAATTTCCACGCAGCAGAAGCTGCGCTGGAAAAAGCAAAGGCTTTAGGCTATTATGCAACTATCATAACCTCAGCTTTGACAGGTTTAACAGAACACGTAGCGAGTTTTATTGCTGGCATTGCTTATACCGCGCTGGCATATAATCAACCTGTTTCAAGACCAGCCTGTATTATTTTCGGTGGTGAACCTACAGTCAATGTCACTGGAGACGGTTTGGGCGGGAGAAATATGGATTTAGCATTAAAATTAGTGCCAAGGTTGGCAGAAAAACACGGTGTTTTATTTATCTCATTTGCGAGCGACGGTGAAGACGGTCCAACCGATGCTGCTGGGGCAGCCATCGATGGGTTTGTTTTCCGTGAGGGCATGGAAGAATTAGGATTGGATATCAATGACTACATCAATAACAATGATTCATATCATTACCATGAATCCCTGGGGGGATTGATCAAAACCGGCGCAACGGGAACTAATGTCAACGATTTGATGCTCTTGCTGATAAATTGA